Proteins from a single region of Hordeum vulgare subsp. vulgare chromosome 6H, MorexV3_pseudomolecules_assembly, whole genome shotgun sequence:
- the LOC123405869 gene encoding putative ripening-related protein 6 — MGNNTKVVAIFGVLVFLQAVSCAVARHHADQLTPLTGVQSGTMTLNGYEEGEEGGGPAACDGIYHSDGDFLLTLPTELYAGGALCHRFMNIASTQTGRSVRAMVVDLCDDCGDDELGTSAAVWIALGLHTDAGVAPITWSVQ; from the coding sequence ATGGGGAACAACACCAAGGTCGTGGCAATCTTTGGTGTTCTTGTGTTCCTGCAGGCAGTATCGTGCGCCGTGGCCCGGCACCACGCTGATCAGCTGACGCCCCTCACCGGCGTCCAATCGGGAACGATGACCCTGAACGGgtacgaagaaggagaagagggcgGCGGGCCAGCGGCGTGCGACGGCATATACCACAGCGACGGGGATTTCCTGCTGACGCTGCCTACGGAGCTGTACGCGGGCGGGGCCCTGTGCCACAGGTTTATGAACATCGCGAGCACGCAAACCGGGCGCAGCGTGAGGGCCATGGTTGTGGACTTGTGCGATGACTGCGGCGACGACGAGCTGGGGACATCAGCTGCCGTGTGGATTGCCCTGGGGCTCCACACCGATGCCGGCGTCGCGCCCATCACGTGGTCTGTCCAATGA